The Balnearium lithotrophicum genome contains a region encoding:
- the hisF gene encoding imidazole glycerol phosphate synthase subunit HisF yields the protein MLAKRIIPCLDVKEGRVVKGVNFVNLIDAGDPVENAKVYDEQGADELVFLDITASYEKRGIMIDVVRRTAEEVFMPLTVGGGVRTVDDIRNLLNAGADKVSINTAAVKNPELITEGAKLFGSQCIVVAIDARRKGKSWEVYIHGGRTPTGKDAVEWAREVVDRGAGEILLTSMDRDGTKKGYDIELTRAVSEAVSVPIIASGGAGKPEHFYEGLTKGKADAVLAASVFHFREISIPDLKKYLKERGVWVRV from the coding sequence TTGTTGGCAAAGAGAATCATTCCATGCCTTGACGTTAAAGAAGGAAGAGTAGTTAAAGGAGTTAACTTTGTGAACTTGATTGATGCAGGAGACCCTGTCGAGAATGCCAAGGTCTACGATGAACAGGGAGCAGATGAGCTGGTTTTTCTGGATATAACTGCAAGCTACGAAAAGAGGGGAATTATGATAGACGTTGTAAGGAGGACTGCAGAGGAGGTATTTATGCCCTTAACTGTGGGGGGAGGGGTTAGAACTGTTGATGATATAAGGAATCTACTAAATGCCGGAGCTGACAAGGTTTCGATAAACACAGCTGCTGTAAAGAATCCCGAACTCATAACTGAGGGGGCAAAACTCTTTGGCTCGCAGTGTATAGTTGTTGCAATTGATGCAAGGAGAAAGGGGAAAAGCTGGGAAGTTTACATTCACGGAGGAAGAACTCCAACGGGAAAGGATGCTGTTGAGTGGGCAAGGGAGGTTGTTGACAGGGGAGCAGGGGAAATTCTCCTCACATCTATGGATAGGGATGGAACGAAGAAAGGTTACGACATTGAACTGACAAGAGCAGTTTCAGAGGCTGTTTCAGTTCCAATCATAGCCTCAGGAGGAGCTGGAAAGCCGGAACACTTTTACGAAGGATTGACAAAGGGGAAAGCTGACGCCGTTTTGGCCGCATCTGTTTTCCACTTTAGGGAAATATCAATTCCAGATTTAAAGAAATATTTAAAGGAAAGAGGAGTTTGGGTAAGGGTTTAG
- the mtnP gene encoding S-methyl-5'-thioadenosine phosphorylase, producing the protein MKIGVIGGSGLYDIEGLRDVKEIRLDTPFGQPSDAYIYGKLEDKEIYFLPRHGRGHVYLPSEVPYRANIYGFKMLGVDCIISVSAVGSMKEEIKPGDFVIVTQYFDRTKNRPSTFFGNGIVAHIPFDTPTCPLLNEIIYNACLEEGIPVHKEGTYICIEGPQFSTKAESKIYRSWGVDVIGMTNIPEAKLAREAEIPYSAVALATDYDVWKEGEEVNVEKVLATMARNVENAKKMIKRVVEKIKPEDIENSPAKTALIGAIQTKPEYISDEAKKRLWLLLKDRV; encoded by the coding sequence GTGAAAATTGGAGTCATTGGTGGAAGTGGCCTTTACGACATCGAAGGATTAAGAGATGTTAAGGAGATAAGACTTGATACACCGTTTGGACAGCCCTCCGATGCTTACATATACGGGAAGTTAGAGGATAAAGAGATTTACTTTCTTCCAAGACATGGAAGGGGACACGTATACCTTCCATCAGAAGTTCCCTACAGGGCAAACATCTACGGTTTTAAGATGTTAGGTGTTGACTGTATTATTTCCGTTAGTGCTGTTGGTTCCATGAAGGAGGAGATAAAACCGGGGGATTTTGTAATAGTAACCCAGTACTTTGATAGGACAAAGAACAGGCCTTCAACGTTCTTCGGTAACGGAATAGTTGCCCACATTCCCTTTGATACACCTACATGTCCACTCCTAAACGAAATAATCTACAATGCTTGTTTGGAAGAGGGAATTCCCGTTCACAAGGAGGGAACCTATATATGTATAGAAGGTCCCCAGTTCTCAACAAAGGCAGAATCAAAAATATACAGGAGCTGGGGAGTTGATGTTATTGGAATGACAAACATTCCCGAGGCAAAGCTTGCAAGGGAAGCTGAAATTCCCTATTCAGCTGTTGCCCTTGCAACAGACTACGACGTGTGGAAGGAAGGAGAGGAAGTTAACGTAGAAAAGGTTCTTGCAACTATGGCAAGAAACGTCGAAAATGCAAAGAAAATGATTAAGAGAGTTGTTGAAAAAATAAAACCTGAAGATATTGAAAATTCTCCTGCTAAAACAGCTCTAATTGGTGCAATTCAAACAAAACCTGAATACATTTCAGATGAAGCTAAAAAACGACTCTGGTTACTACTAAAGGATAGGGTTTAG
- the rfaE2 gene encoding D-glycero-beta-D-manno-heptose 1-phosphate adenylyltransferase encodes MVLRDLDELKNLVLSLKKGGKKVVFTNGCFDILHAGHVDYLERAKLLGDFLIVGMNSDESIRKIKGEKRPIVPEDLRARVLTGLRAVDCVFIFNEETPLKVIETIRPDVLVKGADWPIEKIVGREFAKSVERIPFKFDISTTKIVRRIVEVYCSKNSRGTTT; translated from the coding sequence TTGGTTTTAAGGGATTTGGATGAGTTAAAGAACTTGGTTTTAAGTTTGAAGAAGGGCGGGAAAAAAGTTGTCTTTACAAACGGTTGTTTTGACATTCTCCACGCAGGACACGTTGACTACTTGGAAAGGGCAAAGCTACTGGGAGATTTCCTCATCGTTGGAATGAACAGCGATGAGTCTATAAGAAAAATTAAGGGAGAAAAAAGACCTATTGTTCCTGAGGATTTAAGAGCAAGGGTTCTTACAGGACTTAGAGCAGTTGACTGCGTTTTCATATTTAATGAGGAGACCCCTTTAAAGGTTATTGAAACTATTAGGCCGGATGTTCTTGTAAAGGGAGCAGATTGGCCGATAGAGAAAATAGTGGGAAGGGAATTTGCAAAGTCTGTTGAGAGGATTCCGTTTAAGTTTGATATATCTACAACAAAAATAGTTAGGAGGATTGTAGAGGTTTACTGTTCAAAGAACTCCCGAGGGACAACAACGTAG
- a CDS encoding HD domain-containing protein codes for MKKHKLLMDPVYEEFILFERDSSLERILRSRLLQRLRYIRQLGPCYLVYPGAEHTRFQHSLGTYWLTVKLFEYLELNGFNLDDEIKLSVEVAALTHDLGHSPFSHALEGYILPFHHEDLTQKALALLIEEESVDRKLIESAMKILRKEHEKPFTHQMVSSQLDCDRLDYLRRDAFYTGVSFGRIDTNRILVSANLENDRLVWSFKGLNALESYVMSRYQMYWAVYFHKVNLSAQVLLQKIVIRLRELLLNGEKLPIDENLERCLKHNDLEAFFNLTDGNITTAIYMLQKHKDEIISDLSRRFIRRELFKTVEVKPSQVIEFRERVEKLGFDHRYYFEVVEPSKVAYSYYSPKGDDVIRVKFGDRVEELSNVAPTDAVKALSREVSKTYVVVPREFFEQ; via the coding sequence TTGAAAAAGCATAAACTCTTGATGGACCCTGTTTATGAGGAATTTATCCTCTTTGAAAGGGACTCCTCCTTAGAGAGGATTCTAAGGAGCAGACTTCTGCAGAGGCTCAGATACATAAGGCAGTTAGGCCCCTGTTACCTCGTTTACCCGGGAGCTGAACACACAAGGTTTCAACACTCCCTTGGAACGTACTGGCTTACAGTTAAACTCTTTGAGTATTTAGAGCTGAACGGCTTCAATCTTGATGATGAAATCAAGCTGTCTGTTGAAGTTGCAGCGCTTACCCATGACTTAGGACACTCTCCCTTCTCCCATGCTCTTGAAGGTTATATCCTTCCCTTCCACCACGAGGATTTGACTCAAAAGGCTCTCGCTCTACTAATTGAGGAGGAGAGTGTAGATAGGAAACTAATCGAGTCGGCAATGAAAATTCTAAGAAAGGAACACGAGAAGCCATTTACGCATCAGATGGTCTCAAGCCAACTTGACTGTGACAGACTTGACTACTTAAGGAGGGATGCTTTCTACACGGGAGTATCGTTTGGAAGAATAGATACAAACAGAATCTTGGTCTCTGCCAATTTGGAAAACGACCGTTTAGTGTGGAGTTTCAAGGGATTGAATGCTTTAGAATCCTACGTTATGTCGAGGTATCAGATGTACTGGGCAGTCTACTTTCACAAGGTAAACCTCTCTGCCCAGGTTCTACTTCAAAAAATAGTTATTAGGTTGAGGGAGCTCCTTTTGAACGGGGAGAAACTGCCAATAGATGAAAACTTAGAAAGGTGTTTAAAGCATAACGACTTAGAGGCATTCTTCAACCTAACTGACGGAAACATCACAACTGCTATATACATGCTCCAGAAACACAAGGACGAAATAATTTCTGACCTATCCAGGAGATTTATAAGGAGGGAGCTCTTCAAAACTGTTGAAGTAAAGCCTTCTCAAGTTATAGAGTTTAGGGAGAGGGTAGAAAAGTTAGGTTTTGACCATAGGTACTACTTTGAGGTTGTTGAACCCTCAAAAGTTGCCTATTCCTACTACTCTCCTAAGGGCGATGACGTTATAAGGGTAAAATTTGGAGATAGAGTTGAGGAGCTCTCAAACGTAGCTCCCACAGATGCAGTAAAGGCCCTCTCAAGGGAGGTTTCAAAAACCTACGTTGTTGTCCCTCGGGAGTTCTTTGAACAGTAA
- a CDS encoding Fur family transcriptional regulator, with product MKVNEKIDEFKRKSKSCGLKVTPQRIAVYREILSRKDHPSAEELYESLKGKIEGISLTTVYRTLSNLEKVGLIQRVPTLKDKVRYDARVEPHSHFICLNCGKIYDLDLIPEIDRERVKHIGEPLSCSAVCYGICRECRVEKA from the coding sequence ATGAAGGTTAATGAGAAGATAGATGAGTTTAAAAGAAAGTCTAAAAGCTGTGGGTTAAAGGTAACTCCCCAGAGAATAGCCGTTTACAGGGAGATTCTCTCAAGGAAGGACCACCCGAGTGCAGAGGAGCTCTACGAGAGTCTAAAGGGAAAGATTGAGGGAATTTCACTTACAACGGTTTACAGAACGCTCTCAAATTTGGAGAAGGTTGGTCTCATTCAAAGGGTTCCTACACTAAAGGACAAGGTAAGGTACGATGCGAGGGTTGAACCCCACAGCCACTTCATCTGTTTAAACTGCGGGAAAATCTACGATTTAGACCTCATTCCCGAAATTGATAGGGAGAGGGTAAAACACATAGGAGAACCTTTAAGCTGTTCGGCAGTTTGTTACGGAATCTGTAGAGAGTGCAGAGTTGAAAAAGCATAA
- the fmt gene encoding methionyl-tRNA formyltransferase gives MSNLKVVFMGTPEFAVPSLKKLVESGYEVPLVVTQPDKPAGRGKKLTPPPVKVTAQEFGIPVYQPEKLKENEELKGLLEEVSPDLIVVAAYGKILPKWLLELPRFGVINVHASLLPKYRGASPIQSAILNGETETGITIMKVTERLDAGDIISQERVPINPEDNAQTLHDKLSKVGALLLVKTIPLYVSGEIKPVPQNEEEATYCTQIKKEMGRIDWRRSSQEIFNMVRAFTPWPSAFTEFKGKRIKITKAIPISGRGEPGEVVRADKELIVATGEGALRIERLKPEGRREISGEEFVRGYRVSVGDKFGD, from the coding sequence GTGAGTAATTTAAAAGTTGTCTTTATGGGAACGCCGGAGTTTGCCGTTCCTTCCCTAAAAAAGTTGGTTGAGTCGGGTTATGAAGTTCCTTTAGTTGTAACACAGCCAGATAAACCGGCAGGTAGGGGTAAAAAGCTAACACCTCCTCCTGTAAAAGTTACTGCCCAAGAGTTTGGAATTCCCGTCTACCAGCCTGAAAAATTGAAAGAAAACGAGGAGTTAAAGGGATTATTGGAAGAAGTATCTCCAGACTTAATTGTCGTTGCAGCTTACGGAAAGATACTCCCTAAATGGCTCTTAGAGCTCCCGAGATTTGGAGTTATAAACGTCCACGCCTCCCTTCTTCCAAAGTACAGGGGAGCATCCCCTATTCAGAGTGCCATTCTAAACGGAGAAACTGAAACGGGAATTACAATAATGAAGGTTACAGAGAGGTTGGATGCCGGAGACATTATAAGTCAGGAGAGAGTCCCAATAAATCCTGAGGATAACGCTCAAACACTTCATGACAAGTTATCAAAGGTTGGAGCTCTCCTTCTGGTAAAAACGATTCCCCTTTACGTTTCTGGAGAGATAAAGCCAGTACCTCAAAACGAGGAGGAAGCAACCTACTGTACACAGATAAAAAAGGAGATGGGGAGAATTGACTGGAGGAGGAGCTCTCAGGAGATATTTAACATGGTTAGAGCTTTTACTCCATGGCCTTCTGCCTTTACGGAATTTAAGGGAAAACGTATAAAAATAACGAAAGCCATTCCCATTTCAGGAAGGGGAGAACCTGGAGAGGTAGTAAGGGCAGATAAGGAGCTGATAGTTGCAACTGGGGAAGGAGCTCTAAGGATAGAGCGATTAAAGCCCGAAGGTAGAAGGGAAATTTCTGGAGAGGAATTTGTAAGGGGTTACAGGGTAAGTGTAGGTGATAAATTTGGAGATTAG
- a CDS encoding L-threonylcarbamoyladenylate synthase encodes MRKLRKEIDNLPVVAEEIRKEKIVCSPTDTLYGLLGSALSEKVYRDIYRLKRRSHKKPLIVLFDSIERAEKLGVLFPKGTKEKLKSIFPERLTIVLPLNRNSPLGRVLKRENVAVRVPKDEFLLKLISETFPLFAPSANPEGEKPSESCSDCERYFDDRISLCLEGETLNLPSTLVSLLKGKPELLRDGAFPFERVKEVFSE; translated from the coding sequence ATGAGGAAGCTGAGAAAGGAGATTGACAACCTGCCTGTAGTTGCAGAGGAAATAAGAAAGGAGAAAATTGTCTGCTCCCCTACGGATACACTCTACGGACTCTTAGGTAGTGCCCTTTCTGAAAAGGTTTACAGGGATATTTACAGACTTAAGAGGAGAAGCCATAAAAAACCGTTAATAGTTCTCTTTGATTCTATTGAAAGGGCTGAGAAATTAGGAGTTTTATTCCCTAAAGGAACAAAGGAAAAGTTAAAAAGTATCTTTCCAGAGAGGTTGACGATAGTACTTCCCCTAAATAGAAACTCCCCACTTGGAAGGGTTTTAAAGAGGGAGAACGTTGCTGTTAGAGTTCCGAAGGATGAATTTCTTTTGAAACTGATTTCTGAAACATTTCCTCTCTTTGCCCCAAGTGCAAACCCTGAAGGGGAAAAACCCTCAGAAAGCTGTAGTGACTGTGAGAGGTACTTTGATGACAGGATATCCCTCTGTTTAGAGGGAGAGACGCTAAATTTACCATCAACCCTTGTTTCCCTCCTCAAGGGGAAACCGGAGCTTTTGAGAGATGGAGCCTTCCCCTTTGAAAGGGTAAAGGAGGTATTCAGTGAGTAA